Proteins co-encoded in one Oreochromis aureus strain Israel breed Guangdong linkage group 3, ZZ_aureus, whole genome shotgun sequence genomic window:
- the LOC116333583 gene encoding prostaglandin reductase 1-like, with protein MVQAKLWAMTKHFDGFPKNSDFELKVEELPEPKDGEVLLEAEFLSVDPYMRPFSRFRMKEGDVMIGTQVAKVIQSKNPAFPVGSHVVSNSGWRTHTLSDGTGLIPILSEWPKDVSLSLALGTIGMPGLTAVYGIEEVLGLQKGETLLVNAAAGAVGSVVGQIAKIKGCKVVGSAGSDAKVAYLKELGFDEAFNYKTVGSLEEALRKASPEGYDCFFENVGGSFSTAALEQMKNCGRIAVCGSISTYNDSEPQTGPYPYFTMIIKQLKMEGFMQSRWQHKHPETLKRLLAWVKEGKLQCREHVTKGFENMPAAFMGMLQGENIGKAVVAV; from the exons ATGGTTCAAGCCAAGCTCTGGGCAATGACTAAACACTTTGACGGCTTCCCTAAAAACAGTGACTTTGAGCTGAAGGTGGAGGAGCTCCCTGAGCCTAAAGATGGAG aGGTGCTTCTGGAAGCTGAGTTTCTCAGTGTCGACCCGTACATGAG GCCGTTCAGCAGATTTCGCATGAAGGAAGGAGATGTGATGATTGGAACTCAGGTGGCCAA AGTGATCCAGAGTAAAAATCCAGCGTTTCCTGTGGGAAGCCACGTTGTGAGTAACAGTGGGTGGAGAACCCACACACTCAGTGATGGGACCGGCCTCATTCCCATCCTGTCTGAGTGGCCTAAAGATGTGTCCCTGTCTCTGGCTCTGGGTACCATCGGGATGCCCGG aCTGACGGCTGTTTATGGGATAGAAGAAGTGTTGGGACTCCAGAAGGGTGAGACCCTGCTGGTGAACGCTGCAGCTGGAGCGGTGGGCTCCGTGGTGGGACAGATCGCCAAGATCAAGGGCTGTAAGGTGGTGGGCTCGGCGGGCTCTGATGCCAAAGTGGCTTACCTCAAAGAGCTGGGATTTGATGAGGCCTTCAACTACAAAACTGTGGGTTCCCTGGAGGAGGCTCTGAGGAAGGCTTCACCTGAAGGATACGATTGCTTCTTTGAAAAC GTGGGAGGTTCTTTTTCAACTGCTGCTCTGGAGCAGATGAAGAACTGTGGAAGAATAGCTGTGTGTGGAAGTATCTCCACCTACAATGACAGTGAACCCCAGACAG GTCCGTATCCCTACTTCACCATGATCATAAAGCAGCTGAAGATGGAGGGTTTTATGCAAAGCAGGTGGCAGCACAAGCACCCTGAAACCCTCAAGAGACTGTTAGCATGGGTGAAAGAG GGCAAACTGCAGTGTCGGGAGCACGTCACAAAAGGCTTTGAAAACATGCCGGCTGCTTTTATGGGGATGCTGCAGGGAGAAAACATCGGCAAGGCCGTCGTCGCAGTCTGA
- the LOC116333584 gene encoding prostaglandin reductase 1-like, protein MVKAKSWVMTKHFDGFPKKSDFGLKVEELPEPKDGEVLLEAVFLSVDPYMRSFSKFHMKEGDVMIGGQVAKVIQSKNPAFPVGSHVVSDSGWRTHTLSDGTGLIPILSEWPKDVSLSLALGVIGMPGLTAVYGIEEVLGLQKGETLLVNAAAGAVGSVVGQIAKIKGCKVVGSAGSDAKVAYLKELGFDEVFNYKTVGSLEEALRKASPEGYDCFFENVGGPSSDVVLQQMRKFGRIAVCGSISTYNDSEPQTGPYPYFTMIIKELKMEGFLQSRWEHKHHETLKRLLAWVKEGKLQCREHVTKGFENMPAAFMGMLQGENIGKAVVAV, encoded by the exons atGGTGAAAGCTAAGTCATGGGTAATGACTAAGCACTTTGACGGCTTCCCAAAGAAAAGCGACTTTGGGCTGAAGGTGGAGGAGCTCCCTGAGCCCAAAGATGGAG AGGTGCTGTTGGAAGCTGTGTTTCTCAGTGTCGACCCGTACATGAG GTCGTTCAGCAAATTCCACATGAAGGAGGGAGATGTGATGATTGGAGGTCAGGTGGCCAa AGTGATCCAGAGTAAAAATCCAGCGTTTCCTGTGGGAAGCCACGTTGTGAGTGACAGTGGGTGGAGAACCCACACACTCAGTGATGGGACCGGCCTCATTCCCATCCTGTCTGAGTGGCCTAAAGATGTGTCCCTGTCTCTGGCTCTGGGTGTCATCGGGATGCCCGG aCTGACGGCTGTTTATGGGATAGAGGAAGTGTTGGGACTCCAGAAGGGTGAGACCCTGCTGGTGAACGCTGCAGCTGGAGCGGTGGGCTCCGTGGTGGGACAGATCGCCAAGATCAAGGGCTGTAAGGTGGTGGGCTCGGCGGGCTCTGATGCCAAAGTGGCTTACCTCAAAGAGCTGGGATTTGATGAGGTCTTCAACTACAAAACTGTGGGTTCCCTGGAGGAGGCTCTGAGGAAGGCTTCACCTGAAGGATACGATTGCTTCTTTGAAAAC GTGGGAGGCCCTTCGTCAGATGTCGTCCTGCAGCAGATGAGGAAATTTGGAAGAATAGCTGTGTGTGGAAGTATCTCCACCTACAATGACAGTGAACCCCAGACAG GTCCGTATCCCTACTTCACCATGATCATTAAGGAGCTGAAGATGGAGGGCTTCTTGCAAAGTCGGTGGGAGCACAAGCACCATGAAACCCTCAAGAGACTGTTAGCATGGGTGAAAGAG GGCAAACTGCAGTGTCGGGAGCACGTCACAAAAGGCTTTGAAAACATGCCGGCTGCTTTTATGGGGATGCTGCAGGGAGAAAACATCGGCAAGGCCGTCGTCGCAGTCTGA